Proteins from a single region of Helicobacter sp. 'house sparrow 1':
- a CDS encoding NifU family protein, translating to MFPFSDEELYEPVEKSIQKVRPMLLTDGGDITVLGIRDAKVYVRLEGACQGCSSAHLTLKNGIERQLRMDIHPDLQVIEVPKNQDLESILKS from the coding sequence ATGTTTCCTTTTAGTGATGAAGAGCTTTATGAGCCTGTAGAAAAATCAATACAAAAGGTTCGCCCCATGTTACTTACAGATGGTGGGGATATCACTGTTTTGGGAATTAGAGATGCAAAAGTTTATGTCAGGTTGGAGGGAGCTTGTCAGGGGTGTTCTAGTGCACATTTAACATTAAAAAATGGTATTGAAAGACAGTTGAGAATGGATATACATCCAGATTTGCAAGTAATTGAGGTACCAAAAAATCAAGATTTGGAAAGTATTTTAAAATCCTAG